Proteins encoded within one genomic window of Lemur catta isolate mLemCat1 chromosome 23, mLemCat1.pri, whole genome shotgun sequence:
- the PDC gene encoding phosducin, which yields MEEAKSQSLEEDFEGQATHTGPKGVISDWRKFKLESEDSDSIPPSKKEILRQMSSPQSRDDKDSKERISRKMSIQEYELIQQGKEDENCLRKYRRQCMQDMHQKLSFGPRYGFVYELETGEQFLETIEKEQKITTIVVHIYEDGIKGCDALNSSLTCLAAEYPIVKFCKIKASNTGAGDRFSSDVLPTLLIYKGGELISNFISVTEQFAEEFFAGDVESFLNEYGLLPEKEVQALEQTNMDDEDME from the exons ATGGAAGAAGCCAAAAGCCAAAGTTTGGAGGAAGACTTTGAAGGACAGGCCACACATACAG gACCCAAAGGAGTAATAAGTGATTGGAGAAAGTTTAAGTTAGAGAGTGAAGATAGTGATTCAATCCCACCTAGCAAGAAGGAGATTCTCAGGCAAATGTCTTCTCCTCAGAGTAGAGATGACAAAGattcaaaagaaagaatcagcagaaag ATGAGCATTCAAGAATATGAACTTATCCAGCAAGGCAAAGAGGATGAAAATTGCCTTCGTAAATACCGTAGACAGTGTATGCAGGATATGCACCAGAAGCTGAGTTTTGGGCCCCGGTATGGCTTTGTGTATGAGCTGGAAACGGGGGAGCAATTCCTGGAAACGATTGAAAAGGAGCAGAAGATCACCACCATCGTTGTTCACATTTATGAAGATGGCATTAAGGGTTGTGATGCTCTAAACAGCAGTTTAACGTGCCTCGCGGCAGAATACCCTATAgtcaaattttgtaaaataaaagctTCTAATACAGGCGCTGGGGACCGCTTTTCCTCAGATGTACTCCCCACACTGCTCATCTACAAGGGTGGGGAACTCATAAGCAATTTTATTAGTGTCACTGAACAGTTTGCTGAAGAATTCTTTGCTGGAGACGTGGAGTCTTTCCTAAATGAATATGGGTTACTACCTGAAAAAGAGGTCCAGGCCCTAGAGCAGACCAACATGGACGACGAAGATATGGAATAA